Genomic DNA from Chanos chanos chromosome 6, fChaCha1.1, whole genome shotgun sequence:
ACTTTCCTGCAGTTCTGATGCAACAGGGTTGCAACAAGGGTTATATCTCCGAGGTGAAATTCAGTGTCCTTCCCCGTCATTTGAAGTTAACTAGTCCTTCGAACGATCTAGAGTTAATAAAAGTGCTATCTGTTTTTTTGAAATAAGAAAGTTTACAAGGACGAGTATTACCGAGGAATGGCTTCCAcgttaaagttttttttatgtgtacgctaagtgaaaatgagaaaatacaatttttatgattatttctTTGTCAATTGAAATAAACCCAGCTCCTTGCTTTCGTGTAGTTTGTACCATAGAATACTTCCCATAACAAACTTGACAACACCCTGGCAGCGTACTGACAACTTTTCACAGGGAGAAGTTGCGGAGTAATACATAATTTTGTAATACGGTTTTCCTGTGGTAAGGGGCGTTGCTCCACAACTTTTCAAATCGATCCATAGAAATATTGAGGACACTCACTACAACTTGATCAGAGACGAACAAAAGAAATAATGGTGTACTGATTAAAAATCGTTTTCTATCTCCTGTCCTGGTTATTGCGATTGCAACGGCTCCAGACGAACAACTAGTTCATCAACATGGAGTAAGTTTAATTTGATGTTATTAATAACAGTGTGCACCGAATTTAGAGTGGGTGTGAGTTAGATTACACAAATTAGCCATTCTAAAGTGTGACTTGTGTTTATTGTCTGAAATTATCGGTACAGTATTCTAGATATTACAACATAtcagctcatctctctctctctctctctctctctctctctctctctctctctctctctctctctctctctctctccctccgtgtgtatgtttgtttgtccgtctctctgctctgtttcaaaAAGTGCGAAATAAATGTTGTTGGCTAACGTTTTGCCACATGGGATGCAGTATATAGTTTAGCTGAAACTTTATCACACTTGCAGTTATACATGTAGATGATGGCCAAAAGTAACTATGACAATGTTTTAGTAGAGCAGACTGGAGCGTGGTATTTAAATTCACAGCCATGGTTAGTTTTGAGAATTTCATGTTCATGCAGTTTTAATGCAGAGGCTGTGCTGAAagttaacacaacacagaacacatttcCTGTCTTTATTCTTAGCTATGTGTcttcattagtgtgtgtgtgtgtatatatatacacacacacacacacacatacacaaatacatacatatatatatatatatacatattagtTTTTGTGTATCCACTTATAGTTGTTGTTACCTGCTTTTGGTGAATCTGTTAAAGCAGTTTGATACATGAATATATACAGAATTGTCTGCAATTAATGATGGAATTAATGGGATTGGAATAAAAAGATGgcttagagtgtgtgtatgttgtggtgaatttgaaattaaattaacaGTGCATTTGTCCCTTTTCACCTTCCACAGGTTTCATTCTGCATCATCTATGTCTTGTGTGATGTTTCTTTTGAACTCTCGCTCTTTGTGTACAATTCATCATTTGAgccaaaagagaggaaaaagcgGCGGCATCGATCCTTCACAAGAAAATTCCTCTCATTTACACAACCGACCTCAGTGTTCGATCTTTCCAACTGGCTAACGACAGCCAATCGTAGAGACTGGGAGGGGAGGAGTTATCTCAGACTTAGCACTTAATTGGTAAGCAATGAatcactttttttattttacccgAATCCAGGTAGGATCCGCACTGCAGCAGAAGCGTTAATGGCGTACAGTAAGTTAAGCtactaaaatattttgttgatgCTTGTCTTATGTTATCATTATTAGTTTTTATTATTGCTTACATAGACAATGAATATTACTGGGAATAATcaaattatatatttaatgtTAGGTTCATGATGAAAACATAGGATGTTTTTCTGCAGactgaacattttattttaatttattttatttaatagaTGATCTTTTTCCTCTAAATACAATCTTTATCAGATTGGATGACAGAAAATTTTGATACCTTCCTGCACCCCACTTCAACGGAATCTTCTCCAAACTCATCCATACCACCTTCACCACTGGAACATGACGTACAGGTGCCTTCAGAATTGGAGGTCATGACCTCTCTTCTGCAGGAAGAACTGGCTCAGCTTGAGGACTATTTCCTATCCGAATCGACGCCAACAAAAGTGGAGAAATTTCAAAAATGTGATAAAAGAATGCAAGCCATGGCCACCCAGTCATACTGTCAGTTGCCGTACACTTCATACAATTCAAACCAATCTGAAACGAACCCTATGCTTGTTACCCTGGCAACAGGGGAACTCGAACTGCGTAGCTTCTGCGGTGGCATTATAAGCCGACCCAAGATGTCAAGACCCGCCCCCTACAGTTACGTTCGCTCTCATTGCAATAGCAGAAGGATAGTAACAAATGGATTTAAGGATGGAGAGGTCTTTGAGAAGGACATATGGAACTCCAAAGAGACTTACTCAGGTTTTGCTGATGTTGGACAATGCTCTTTTAGTAGAGCACTTGGAAAGGACTCTGCTTGTACAAAGAAGGTTCGAGAATGTAGCATGTTGTTGAAGGAAGAAGAAACTTACAGTTTTGCAGAAGATGTTCTTTATAGAACAGAGATGACTCAAAGTTATGATAGTGGTGGGTCACTTGATACCCACCTCAAGAAAGAGGGCCAGATGCATGGAATGAAGATGATCGGTTGCCATGAAAGTCTTGGAATGCCTGTGTTGCAGTGCACTAAAGATGGTAGAGATTCAGTTTTCAGACAGCCAGAAGTAGCCGAATGTTACTTTCACCAAATATCTAATTTAGAATGTTATAACTTTATGGAGGAAGTAGATAATTCTTTCAGAGCAGCAGCTGTTGAGTCCCAGAGCAGTGACTTCTCCCACCATGAGTGCCTTGGAGACCAAAGCTTTGTGTGTCA
This window encodes:
- the atf5b gene encoding uncharacterized protein atf5b gives rise to the protein MTENFDTFLHPTSTESSPNSSIPPSPLEHDVQVPSELEVMTSLLQEELAQLEDYFLSESTPTKVEKFQKCDKRMQAMATQSYCQLPYTSYNSNQSETNPMLVTLATGELELRSFCGGIISRPKMSRPAPYSYVRSHCNSRRIVTNGFKDGEVFEKDIWNSKETYSGFADVGQCSFSRALGKDSACTKKVRECSMLLKEEETYSFAEDVLYRTEMTQSYDSGGSLDTHLKKEGQMHGMKMIGCHESLGMPVLQCTKDGRDSVFRQPEVAECYFHQISNLECYNFMEEVDNSFRAAAVESQSSDFSHHECLGDQSFVCQSGEDTVGCSLESPTQKPMQRPRDNTCALKTDFTAGSLEVNNGERKQKKRDQNKTAAYRYRQRKRAELDSLEEELHGLEGRNRELRDKAESVEREIQYVKDLLIEVYKARSQRLKEDTSA